TGTCCCATGCTTATCCTTCATTAAATAACATCCTGGATGTTCTGGTACAATTGAAATTTTTTCTTTTAAATGATCTGACATGACAATCGCTCCAACCTTTAATCTTTCCACTTATATAAAGTGATTTCTCCATATGAAGGGTCCGACATGATACTCGAAGAGAATGAAGTCACTTTCTCAATAAATCCTGAAACATTAACCCCTTGTGATTCAAATCCTTTGAGTACATGATCAGTAACATAAATTGTTGCATTCTTATAATATAATTTATCTTGTAGAAACCTTTCATAAGTAAATATTCTTTTGTGAGGAAAGGATACGTTATTATACTTTAGCACCCTCGTTTCCTCCCAAGTATATAATACAACAAATTCGTTCTGTGCATCTAAATAATTGCCTAATTGATATGTAGCTGGTTGCTCTGTTGCTTGTTCGTAAATTAATTTATATCCTACAATAACTTGACTAAGGACAATAACTGTTAACATCACAACAAGGAAGATGTGAAAGGATCTCTTTAAAATCATAATGAGTAATTGAAAAAGAACCATACCAACTAGAGGCGTTATATGTCTAGGCTTATCAATGTTTTGCGCAAACAATGCCCAGATGAAATACGTTACCCCGATGATTAATAACCAATAATCCGAGCGTGTGTAAAGTTTTTGTGTAAGTAATTTATTGCAACAAAAAATGAATAGTATGCTATATACTAACAATAATAACAATGATTTAGCAGCTACTCCATTCCAGACTATATTTGTTCCAATTAATGTTAATAATCGATTAAAAACAGACTCGCTAGCAGTAACTTGTGTTCCACCCCAGTCATTGAAGTGACCGGATGTAAAAGATAGAGCTAATTTAATAAAGCCACTAACACTTCCTTCAGTCATTATTAACCCTATAACCCAACATAATTGAAAAATGATTGCAAATACAACTAAACGACTAAGTCTCCCAAAAGATTCAAACCTTTTCCAATCATATATCCAAAGAAGTATAATACCAATCCCAAAGGGTAAATAAGATAGACGAATGCCTAATACGATACTAAAAAAAAGCAGAGGCAATAACTGCAAAACAAATCGATCTGAATTTTTTGCTTGAAATAAACTCCATATATACCACCAAAGAAATGCAATCGCTGAACCTTCTGACATAGGTTGAGTAACAATTAAGCCTACGTAGCTTGCCGTTTGTATGACAGCTACGACCAAAAGGCTTTGTTGTCTATTAATATATTGTCTAGCCATCAAATAAATGGGTATAACGGAAGTGATCATCGCTAAAACATTAAAAACCGCTAGTGCCTTGGCTCCATTATCAATGACCGTATTTATTAACATACCACCTAATATAAAATAAGGATAACCAGGGAAATGTGGTTGCATTGATAATAAATCATAACGTGTAAGTGCCAAAGCAAAATCTACCTGATCCCATGTTGCAGCAAAAGGACTACTATATATTAATTGCAAATAATAATAATAAGTTAAACAAATGATACAAACAGTAACACAAAGTGAAAGTATATGCTTTTTATTATTTTCTAGGAAATGATTCATTAGGTTTTAAGGTTATTGAAAATCAACAAAA
This window of the Bacillus sp. SM2101 genome carries:
- a CDS encoding nucleoporin-interacting protein, which translates into the protein MQLIYSSPFAATWDQVDFALALTRYDLLSMQPHFPGYPYFILGGMLINTVIDNGAKALAVFNVLAMITSVIPIYLMARQYINRQQSLLVVAVIQTASYVGLIVTQPMSEGSAIAFLWWYIWSLFQAKNSDRFVLQLLPLLFFSIVLGIRLSYLPFGIGIILLWIYDWKRFESFGRLSRLVVFAIIFQLCWVIGLIMTEGSVSGFIKLALSFTSGHFNDWGGTQVTASESVFNRLLTLIGTNIVWNGVAAKSLLLLLVYSILFIFCCNKLLTQKLYTRSDYWLLIIGVTYFIWALFAQNIDKPRHITPLVGMVLFQLLIMILKRSFHIFLVVMLTVIVLSQVIVGYKLIYEQATEQPATYQLGNYLDAQNEFVVLYTWEETRVLKYNNVSFPHKRIFTYERFLQDKLYYKNATIYVTDHVLKGFESQGVNVSGFIEKVTSFSSSIMSDPSYGEITLYKWKD